The following are from one region of the Bacteroidales bacterium genome:
- a CDS encoding zinc-dependent peptidase: MFEKIFLAIFIILVIIIIRYIRKKNAWKIPKDKFPVNWRIILTEKIIFYNNLNSEEKKLFEYKIQEFLLNCRITGIKTTVAETDKLLVASSAIIPIFEFPEWKYLNIDEVLLYPASFDTNFDINSGSSVLGMVGSGYMEGKMILSKQSLINGFRNETDKKNTAIHEFVHLIDKSDGAIDGVPELLLAKQYTIPWIDLIKQKIDEIYKGKSDINPYGATNKSEFFAVISEYFFERPELLKKKHPKLYKLLEQIFKTDGISRFKIKKRKTTGRNSPCPCGSGKKYKHCCGKFL, translated from the coding sequence ATGTTCGAAAAGATATTTTTAGCAATCTTCATCATTCTTGTTATTATCATAATAAGATACATCAGAAAGAAAAACGCATGGAAAATTCCAAAAGATAAATTTCCTGTAAATTGGCGTATTATTCTTACCGAAAAAATAATCTTTTACAATAATTTAAATTCAGAAGAAAAAAAACTATTTGAGTATAAAATACAAGAATTTTTATTGAATTGCAGAATAACCGGTATAAAAACAACGGTTGCAGAAACTGATAAATTGTTAGTGGCTTCAAGTGCAATTATTCCTATTTTTGAATTCCCCGAGTGGAAATACTTGAATATTGATGAGGTTCTTTTATATCCGGCTTCTTTTGATACAAATTTTGATATTAATTCCGGAAGTTCTGTCCTCGGGATGGTCGGTTCCGGATATATGGAAGGCAAAATGATTTTGTCGAAACAAAGCTTAATCAACGGTTTTCGAAACGAAACAGATAAAAAGAATACTGCCATTCATGAATTTGTTCATTTAATCGATAAATCTGACGGAGCAATTGACGGTGTTCCTGAATTGTTGTTAGCAAAACAATACACTATTCCTTGGATTGATTTAATAAAACAAAAAATTGATGAAATTTATAAAGGGAAATCTGATATAAATCCGTATGGAGCAACAAATAAATCTGAATTTTTTGCTGTTATCAGCGAATATTTTTTTGAACGCCCTGAATTATTGAAGAAGAAACATCCGAAACTTTATAAATTGCTTGAACAGATATTTAAAACTGACGGTATAAGCCGTTTCAAAATAAAAAAACGAAAAACAACAGGCAGAAATTCGCCTTGTCCGTGCGGCAGCGGAAAGAAATATAAGCATTGTTGCGGGAAATTTTTGTAA
- a CDS encoding DUF3307 domain-containing protein, whose translation MDIYKLLILQFIAHFLSDFIFQSQNCSDKKEKDSFKSKFLYKHIAVTFFISAFLSFQFTFILFSLIISASHFFLDGIKSFLLNVRLIKKHLFFFDQILHLSIIGFVVFLFNKFFEIDFLTEILDIKYLLYIFAYILILKPTNILIREIFKFYEIKLDKLEAEKDELPNAGKLIGITERILTLTLIILGQYAAIGFIMAAKSILRFKEAQTQKAEYVLIGTMLSFGIAIMIGVILQLFNNIII comes from the coding sequence ATGGATATTTATAAATTATTAATTTTGCAATTTATTGCTCATTTTCTTTCAGATTTTATTTTTCAAAGTCAGAATTGTTCAGATAAAAAAGAAAAGGATAGTTTTAAATCAAAATTTTTATACAAACATATTGCCGTAACATTTTTTATTTCTGCATTTTTATCTTTTCAGTTTACTTTTATTCTTTTCTCGCTTATAATTTCAGCCTCACATTTTTTTCTTGACGGAATTAAAAGTTTCCTGTTAAATGTTAGGCTGATTAAAAAACACCTGTTCTTTTTTGATCAAATATTACACTTGTCAATTATAGGTTTTGTTGTATTTTTATTTAATAAATTTTTTGAAATTGACTTTTTAACAGAAATTCTCGATATAAAATATTTATTATATATTTTTGCCTATATTTTAATTCTAAAGCCGACAAATATTTTAATCAGAGAAATATTTAAGTTTTATGAGATTAAACTTGATAAATTAGAAGCAGAAAAAGACGAACTTCCGAATGCAGGAAAACTAATCGGAATAACAGAAAGAATTTTAACATTGACATTAATAATTCTTGGACAATATGCTGCAATCGGTTTTATTATGGCTGCAAAATCAATATTAAGATTTAAAGAAGCACAAACGCAAAAAGCCGAATATGTATTAATCGGAACAATGTTAAGTTTCGGTATCGCAATTATGATAGGAGTAATTTTACAGTTATTCAACAATATAATTATTTAA
- a CDS encoding RNA polymerase subunit sigma-70, translated as MNSAIISGDIIAYTSLNKEGKNLFDNKILALTEVLKNEFNVFSRLIKGDYIECYVPDVYKVLRVTLVIKSYIKAIAKEIVENSKSKDKRILYFSKYGIRLAIGIGELSRLDINKGIIDGEAIYFSGRLLSKKTTSDKNKISIKETLYIHTNDERLTNEFIPLISLIDEIINRNTAKQSEIIFYKLRGYDEKDIAIKINRNQSTINQHSTGGGWNAIEKAVLRFEHLVKGKE; from the coding sequence ATGAATAGTGCAATAATTTCAGGTGATATAATAGCATACACAAGTTTAAATAAGGAAGGTAAAAATTTATTTGATAATAAAATTCTTGCTCTAACAGAAGTTTTAAAAAATGAATTTAATGTATTCTCCAGGCTTATAAAAGGTGATTATATTGAATGTTATGTTCCTGATGTATATAAAGTTTTGAGAGTTACTTTAGTTATCAAATCTTATATAAAGGCAATAGCAAAAGAAATTGTCGAAAATTCTAAGAGTAAAGATAAGAGAATCTTGTATTTTAGTAAATATGGAATAAGATTAGCAATCGGTATCGGTGAATTATCAAGATTAGATATTAATAAAGGGATAATTGACGGAGAAGCTATATATTTTTCGGGAAGATTATTAAGTAAAAAAACGACTTCCGATAAGAATAAAATATCAATTAAAGAAACATTATACATACATACAAATGATGAAAGACTTACAAATGAGTTTATTCCGTTAATAAGCTTAATAGATGAAATAATAAATCGAAATACTGCAAAACAATCGGAAATAATATTTTATAAGTTAAGAGGTTATGATGAAAAAGACATTGCGATAAAAATAAATAGAAATCAATCGACTATTAATCAGCATTCAACAGGCGGAGGTTGGAATGCAATTGAAAAAGCAGTTTTAAGATTTGAGCATCTTGTTAAAGGAAAAGAATAA
- a CDS encoding GMC oxidoreductase, translating to MTIKEQYDYIIIGSGFGGAVSALRLSEKGYKVLVIEKGKHYKDNEFPKTNWNLKRWLWMPAFRLYGIQKIAFLKHISAMSGVGVGGGSLVYANTLPKPSSPFFNHGSWTGLADWETELAPHYKTAWEMLGATENTYFGESDLAFKQLAKEIGQEDKFKTVKVAVYFGENDVTVNDPYFKGKGPTRTGCIQCGSCMTGCRHNAKNTLDKNYLHLAQQLGAEIIAEQEVTDIIPLDGKNGAAGYEIKFRTSTKFFKKKGSIKAKGVILSGGVLGTVPLLLKQKKKNLPNLSDKVGDNIRTNNEALILTVTADKNKNMSEGIAIGSIIELDENSNIEPVRYGKGSGFWRLLVMPMVSEKNFFLRILKLFIIPFTAPLMWLKIFFAPNFGKQTSVILFMQHLDSTLKLRRKFLRTGTKLEKGKKPTAFIPEAHEVAHKYGKIINGKPTVMLTETLTGIPSTAHILGGAVMGKDAKEGVIDKNNKVFGYENMYVCDGSMISANPGVNPALSITAISERAMDLIEEDSGQ from the coding sequence ATGACAATAAAAGAACAATACGACTACATCATCATCGGTTCCGGATTCGGAGGAGCAGTTTCTGCATTAAGGCTTTCTGAAAAAGGTTATAAAGTTTTGGTAATTGAAAAGGGGAAGCATTACAAAGATAATGAGTTCCCGAAAACAAATTGGAATTTAAAACGATGGTTGTGGATGCCTGCATTCAGACTTTACGGTATCCAAAAAATCGCATTTTTAAAACATATTTCGGCCATGAGCGGTGTGGGTGTAGGCGGAGGTTCGCTGGTGTATGCCAATACTTTACCGAAACCAAGCAGTCCGTTTTTCAATCATGGTTCTTGGACAGGACTTGCCGATTGGGAAACAGAACTTGCACCACATTACAAAACCGCATGGGAGATGCTCGGAGCAACAGAAAATACCTACTTCGGAGAAAGTGATTTAGCATTTAAACAACTTGCAAAAGAAATCGGTCAAGAGGATAAATTTAAAACTGTAAAAGTTGCGGTTTATTTCGGAGAGAATGATGTAACCGTTAACGACCCGTATTTTAAGGGCAAAGGTCCGACAAGAACCGGCTGTATTCAATGCGGTTCGTGTATGACAGGTTGCCGACATAATGCAAAAAATACTTTGGACAAAAATTATTTGCATTTGGCACAACAGCTCGGTGCTGAAATAATTGCCGAACAAGAAGTGACTGATATAATTCCGCTTGACGGAAAAAACGGAGCCGCAGGTTATGAAATAAAATTCAGGACTTCAACAAAATTTTTCAAAAAGAAAGGAAGCATAAAAGCAAAAGGAGTTATTTTATCCGGAGGAGTTCTCGGAACAGTACCTTTGCTTTTAAAACAGAAAAAGAAAAATTTGCCGAATTTAAGCGATAAAGTCGGCGATAACATACGAACAAATAACGAAGCTCTGATTTTGACGGTAACGGCAGATAAAAACAAAAATATGTCGGAAGGAATTGCAATAGGTTCTATTATTGAGCTTGACGAGAACAGCAATATTGAACCGGTAAGATACGGCAAAGGTTCGGGATTTTGGCGACTTTTGGTTATGCCTATGGTTAGCGAAAAGAATTTCTTTTTAAGAATTTTAAAATTATTTATTATTCCGTTTACGGCACCTTTAATGTGGCTGAAAATATTTTTTGCGCCGAATTTCGGCAAGCAAACTTCTGTTATTTTGTTTATGCAGCATCTTGACAGCACATTAAAATTAAGACGTAAATTTTTACGAACGGGAACCAAACTCGAAAAAGGCAAAAAACCGACTGCATTTATCCCGGAAGCTCATGAAGTTGCACACAAATACGGTAAAATAATAAACGGAAAACCTACGGTTATGCTTACGGAAACTCTTACAGGTATTCCTTCAACTGCTCATATTCTCGGCGGTGCAGTTATGGGTAAAGATGCAAAAGAAGGAGTTATAGACAAAAACAATAAAGTGTTCGGCTACGAAAATATGTATGTTTGTGACGGCTCTATGATTTCGGCAAATCCGGGCGTAAACCCGGCATTAAGTATAACGGCAATCAGTGAGCGGGCTATGGATTTAATTGAAGAAGATAGTGGGCAGTAG
- the eno gene encoding phosphopyruvate hydratase, with translation MKIEKIKAAEVLDSRGNPTVEVEITLECGVKARAIVPSGASTGKKEAVELRDGDKKRYGGKGVLKAIANVNDIIAPAIIGIDASKQRLIDQTMIELDGTPNKAKLGANAILGVSMAVARAAAECFDMPLYRYLGGVNAHILPCPSMNVINGGSHAGNNVDFQEFMIVPHNAPSFKEAIRMGAETFHALGKILKEKGYSTGVGDEGGYAPELKSNEEAMEVIMEAIEAAGYKPGDDISIALDPATSEMFRDGKYVFFKSDQSTKTSGEMIALWKEWCEKYPIISLEDGLDENDWEGWQNLVKELGDKIELVGDDLLCTNKAILQEAIDKDAANSILIKVNQIGSVTETLETIELAGKNNFNCFVSHRSGETEDTTIADLAVAISSGKIKTGSGSRSERIAKFNQLIRIENELGDAAVYAGLSAFKNAK, from the coding sequence ATGAAAATTGAAAAAATCAAAGCCGCAGAAGTTTTGGATTCCAGAGGAAACCCTACAGTTGAAGTTGAAATCACACTTGAATGCGGTGTAAAAGCAAGAGCAATTGTTCCTTCGGGAGCCTCAACGGGGAAAAAAGAAGCTGTTGAATTACGAGACGGAGATAAAAAACGATACGGAGGAAAAGGTGTTTTGAAAGCAATTGCAAATGTAAACGATATTATTGCTCCTGCAATTATAGGTATTGATGCTTCAAAACAGCGTTTAATTGACCAAACAATGATTGAACTTGACGGAACCCCTAACAAAGCAAAACTCGGAGCGAATGCAATTCTAGGAGTTTCAATGGCTGTTGCTCGAGCTGCTGCCGAATGTTTTGATATGCCGTTATACAGATATCTCGGCGGTGTAAATGCTCATATACTCCCCTGCCCTTCAATGAATGTTATTAACGGCGGTTCTCATGCGGGAAACAATGTTGATTTTCAAGAATTTATGATTGTTCCTCATAACGCACCGTCTTTTAAAGAAGCAATAAGAATGGGTGCTGAAACATTTCATGCATTAGGAAAAATACTTAAAGAAAAAGGTTACAGCACAGGCGTAGGTGATGAAGGCGGTTATGCTCCGGAATTAAAATCGAATGAAGAAGCTATGGAAGTTATTATGGAAGCTATTGAAGCTGCCGGTTATAAACCCGGTGATGATATTTCTATTGCTCTTGACCCCGCAACAAGCGAAATGTTCAGAGACGGAAAATATGTTTTCTTTAAATCAGACCAATCAACTAAAACTTCCGGTGAAATGATTGCTCTTTGGAAAGAATGGTGTGAAAAATATCCGATTATTTCGTTGGAAGACGGTTTGGATGAAAACGATTGGGAAGGATGGCAAAACTTGGTTAAAGAACTCGGAGATAAAATTGAACTTGTAGGAGATGATTTGCTTTGTACAAATAAAGCAATTTTGCAAGAAGCAATTGATAAAGATGCGGCAAATTCTATTTTAATTAAAGTTAATCAAATAGGTTCTGTTACAGAAACACTTGAAACTATTGAACTTGCCGGTAAAAATAATTTCAACTGCTTTGTTTCTCATCGCTCGGGCGAAACAGAAGATACAACAATTGCCGACCTTGCAGTTGCGATTTCATCAGGTAAAATTAAAACCGGTTCAGGCTCAAGAAGTGAGAGAATTGCAAAATTCAATCAACTTATTCGTATAGAAAACGAACTGGGAGATGCTGCCGTTTATGCAGGACTAAGTGCTTTTAAAAATGCAAAATAG
- a CDS encoding lysophospholipid acyltransferase family protein produces the protein MQYIGYIFFRFLVFIFSLIPFWALYFYSDILYFFFFHVFGYRKKIVYNNLRKSFPDKADKEIHSIAKKFYTNLSDITLESIKGLSMSKKTLLKRYPVLNIELLDEFFNKGQNVIGLAAHYTNWEWGVISFGFQFKHKSVGLYKPLSNKYIDSYVKKSRAAWGMNLVPIKDTFKAFNEKHEKPAVFFMVSDQSPSNVKKAVWVKFLNQDTACLHGAENYAVKFNVPMVFGNVQRVKRGYYTVELSIFEKNPAQTKPQELTQRYMQKLEKIIKENPENWLWSHKRWKHKRETV, from the coding sequence ATGCAATATATCGGATACATATTTTTCAGGTTTTTGGTATTTATTTTTTCACTGATACCATTTTGGGCATTATATTTTTATTCCGATATTCTTTATTTTTTCTTTTTTCATGTTTTCGGATACAGAAAAAAAATTGTTTATAATAATTTAAGAAAATCTTTTCCTGACAAAGCAGATAAAGAAATTCATAGTATTGCCAAAAAGTTTTATACAAATTTAAGCGATATTACTCTTGAAAGTATCAAAGGCTTGTCTATGAGTAAAAAAACTTTATTAAAAAGATACCCTGTATTAAATATTGAATTATTAGACGAGTTTTTTAATAAAGGACAGAATGTTATAGGCCTTGCAGCTCATTATACAAATTGGGAATGGGGCGTTATCAGTTTCGGATTTCAGTTTAAGCATAAAAGTGTGGGACTGTATAAACCTTTATCAAATAAATATATTGATTCTTATGTTAAAAAATCTCGAGCAGCTTGGGGAATGAATTTAGTTCCTATAAAAGATACTTTTAAAGCATTTAATGAAAAGCATGAGAAACCTGCAGTTTTCTTTATGGTATCAGACCAAAGCCCTTCAAATGTTAAAAAAGCTGTATGGGTAAAATTTCTGAATCAAGACACGGCTTGTTTACACGGTGCCGAAAATTATGCCGTAAAATTTAATGTCCCCATGGTTTTTGGTAATGTTCAACGAGTAAAAAGAGGCTATTATACCGTAGAACTTTCAATTTTTGAGAAAAATCCTGCTCAAACAAAGCCGCAAGAACTTACACAACGATATATGCAGAAGTTAGAAAAAATAATAAAAGAAAACCCCGAAAATTGGCTTTGGTCGCATAAACGTTGGAAGCATAAAAGAGAAACCGTATAA
- a CDS encoding NAD-binding protein: MSGKHTVKQKLKYYFDNTLSQGTSAIIMWLAILSLLVIIVFGILYAVSGINMEGEEGMNFFESMWQTLLRSIDPGTMAGDTGWVFRLIGLLITIGGIFILSTLIGVLTTSLDEKLDKLRKGRSLVIEENHTLILGWSPKVIHIISELIIANENQTKPRIVILAEEDKVIMEDEIREQIPDTQNTKIICRTGSPLDLVDLKIVSPDGARSIIIISPEKENADTYVIKSILALTLNPERKEGKYHIVAEVKDEENMEVARIVGKDEAMFVLSPDLTARITAQTCRQSGLSIIYQQLFCYEGDEMYFKNEPSLIGKTYKDAIFSYNNSAVLGYKDKSGKININPPMNTVLKEGDEILAITEDDDTIILSGISDYKIENDAVIKTEAVSSVKKERNVILGWNKRAKIIIRELDEYVEKGSEIHVISNIENSEEIKTELEPILENQKIKFIHGDITRSAELQKNDITSYDNIIILSYYDIDVKEADAKTLICLLHIRNMADKQAKKVSIVSEMFDQKNRELAEVTKADDFIISEDLISLFLTQLSETPDLKKVMDILFEAEGSEFYLKDIKDYVKLDTPVNFYSILEAASYKNETAIGYRIIKNAHSVPDNYGIKVNPDKDKMITFSEGDKIIVLAED; this comes from the coding sequence ATGTCAGGAAAACACACTGTAAAACAAAAACTCAAATATTATTTTGATAATACATTATCGCAGGGAACAAGTGCAATTATAATGTGGTTGGCAATACTTTCTCTTTTAGTTATTATTGTTTTCGGAATATTATATGCCGTAAGCGGAATAAATATGGAAGGCGAAGAAGGAATGAACTTCTTTGAATCAATGTGGCAAACACTTCTTCGTTCTATAGACCCCGGAACAATGGCAGGCGATACAGGTTGGGTTTTCAGACTTATAGGTTTACTGATAACAATCGGCGGAATATTTATTTTAAGTACATTAATCGGTGTGCTGACTACAAGCTTAGACGAAAAACTTGATAAATTAAGGAAAGGACGTTCTTTGGTTATTGAAGAAAATCATACATTAATACTCGGATGGTCGCCCAAAGTTATTCATATTATTTCCGAATTAATTATCGCAAATGAAAACCAAACTAAACCTCGAATTGTTATTCTTGCTGAAGAAGATAAGGTAATAATGGAAGATGAGATAAGAGAGCAAATTCCGGACACACAAAATACAAAAATTATTTGCAGAACAGGAAGTCCTTTGGATTTAGTTGATTTAAAGATTGTTAGTCCCGACGGTGCACGTTCGATTATAATAATTTCTCCCGAAAAAGAAAATGCCGACACTTATGTTATTAAGTCAATTTTAGCATTAACACTTAACCCCGAACGAAAAGAAGGCAAATATCATATTGTTGCAGAAGTTAAAGATGAAGAAAACATGGAAGTGGCTCGAATAGTAGGAAAAGATGAAGCAATGTTTGTTCTCTCACCCGATTTAACTGCTCGAATTACTGCACAAACTTGTCGCCAATCCGGCTTAAGTATAATATACCAACAACTGTTTTGTTATGAGGGAGATGAAATGTATTTTAAAAATGAACCCTCACTTATCGGGAAAACCTATAAGGATGCAATTTTTTCTTATAATAATTCAGCTGTTCTCGGGTATAAAGATAAAAGCGGCAAAATTAATATAAATCCGCCGATGAATACAGTATTGAAGGAAGGTGACGAAATATTGGCAATAACAGAAGACGATGATACAATTATTTTATCCGGCATCTCCGATTATAAAATTGAAAATGATGCCGTAATTAAAACAGAGGCTGTTTCTTCGGTAAAAAAAGAACGAAATGTTATTCTCGGTTGGAATAAAAGAGCAAAAATAATAATAAGAGAACTTGATGAATATGTTGAAAAAGGTTCGGAAATTCATGTAATTTCAAATATTGAAAATTCGGAAGAAATAAAAACTGAATTAGAACCTATTTTAGAAAACCAAAAAATAAAGTTTATTCACGGAGATATTACAAGAAGTGCAGAACTTCAAAAAAATGATATTACATCTTACGATAATATTATAATTTTAAGCTATTACGATATTGATGTAAAAGAAGCTGATGCAAAAACATTAATTTGTCTGTTGCATATCAGAAATATGGCAGACAAACAAGCTAAGAAAGTTAGTATTGTAAGCGAAATGTTCGACCAAAAAAACAGAGAACTTGCCGAAGTTACAAAAGCCGATGATTTTATTATAAGTGAAGATTTAATCAGCCTGTTTTTGACACAACTTTCGGAAACCCCTGATTTGAAAAAAGTAATGGATATTCTGTTTGAAGCGGAAGGTTCAGAGTTTTATTTAAAAGATATTAAAGATTATGTGAAATTAGATACCCCTGTTAATTTTTACTCAATTTTAGAAGCGGCATCTTACAAGAATGAAACAGCAATAGGCTACAGAATAATTAAAAATGCTCATTCTGTGCCTGATAATTACGGCATAAAAGTAAATCCCGATAAAGATAAAATGATTACTTTCTCAGAAGGAGATAAAATAATTGTTTTAGCGGAAGATTAG
- a CDS encoding T9SS type A sorting domain-containing protein: protein MKKIILLTIINFTFILLYSQQIPNGNFENWTNDSDAEGWNSVNIGFPVNFYSAQQTTDSYQGTYAANLTTESTALGVIPGIITLGEIDIENQTITGGIPFTERPNGISYFFKYVPQGNDTSVMISILTKWNETTQETDTIAMTAYFTADQFDVYTKVAVPYIYNSIDSPDSLNVIFISSGFSGNAGSSLLIDSIALEYGTVVSPTICFPANDTTSTQFTANWMPVPDLALTSYSIDVSDNNVFSTFASGYENADAGLNTLYTVTVPAGLYFYRVRVHYGTEVSINSNTVAIPMPAECYEATNITYNSFTAGWQATNNATNYYIDVSEDVNFTTFAGGYENYSVGNSTNISVSSLNQNTEYFYRIRTEYDTYVSKNSNTVSVNTTASEVSDIEKSNVTIIIKNMDVIIYSDINNIAKNIEVYDISGKLINKIIRTNAYEKITFKNKGIYLLKFEFDDYIITKKVII from the coding sequence ATGAAAAAAATAATACTGCTTACAATTATTAATTTTACATTCATTTTATTATACTCACAACAAATACCTAACGGTAATTTTGAAAATTGGACAAACGATTCTGATGCCGAAGGTTGGAACTCGGTAAACATAGGATTTCCCGTAAATTTCTATTCTGCACAACAAACAACAGACTCATACCAAGGCACTTATGCTGCAAATCTAACTACAGAATCAACAGCCTTAGGTGTAATACCCGGGATAATTACTCTCGGAGAAATTGATATTGAAAACCAGACTATTACCGGCGGAATTCCTTTTACCGAAAGACCTAACGGAATAAGTTATTTTTTTAAATATGTGCCGCAAGGAAACGACACATCTGTTATGATAAGTATTCTTACTAAATGGAATGAAACAACACAAGAAACTGACACAATAGCTATGACAGCCTATTTTACAGCTGATCAATTTGATGTATATACTAAAGTTGCTGTTCCGTATATATATAATTCAATTGATTCTCCGGATTCTTTAAATGTTATTTTTATATCTTCCGGATTTTCGGGAAATGCAGGAAGCTCATTACTAATTGACAGCATAGCTCTTGAATACGGTACCGTTGTTTCTCCTACAATATGTTTTCCGGCAAATGACACAACATCAACTCAGTTTACTGCAAATTGGATGCCTGTACCCGACCTTGCCTTAACTTCTTATAGTATTGATGTTTCCGATAATAATGTTTTTTCAACATTTGCCTCAGGCTATGAAAATGCTGATGCAGGTTTAAATACTCTTTATACTGTTACAGTACCTGCCGGGTTATATTTTTACAGAGTAAGAGTACATTACGGCACGGAAGTAAGCATTAACTCAAACACCGTTGCGATTCCGATGCCTGCGGAATGTTATGAAGCAACGAACATCACATACAACTCATTTACAGCCGGTTGGCAGGCAACGAACAATGCAACAAATTATTATATTGATGTTTCGGAAGATGTAAATTTTACAACATTTGCAGGCGGTTATGAAAATTACTCTGTCGGGAACAGCACAAATATTTCAGTTTCAAGTTTAAACCAAAATACAGAATATTTTTACAGAATAAGAACTGAATATGATACTTATGTAAGTAAAAATTCAAATACAGTTTCTGTTAATACAACAGCATCAGAAGTAAGTGATATTGAAAAAAGTAATGTAACAATTATTATTAAAAATATGGATGTTATTATTTATTCCGACATTAATAATATTGCAAAAAATATTGAAGTTTATGACATAAGCGGAAAGTTGATAAATAAAATTATCAGAACAAATGCTTATGAGAAAATTACTTTTAAAAACAAAGGAATATATTTATTAAAATTTGAATTTGACGATTATATTATAACAAAAAAGGTAATTATTTAA
- a CDS encoding FAD binding domain-containing protein translates to MIQFILNNKLIKTEKPASSILLDFIRYEQHLKGTKSGCREGDCGACTVLTGTLENGKINYKSIASCLTPLGNIAGKHVVTVEGLNSDKGLNPVQHALDDHAGTQCGFCTPGFVVSLTGHALSEDFGKYDEAINSVSGNICRCTGYKSIERATKDISEGLKETKNNSLDWLIENKYLPDYFSDIANRLEEIEFPKLPKGEKIIGGGTDLYVQKADETSDSKASFVLSFEKLKGISEENGIITVGASVTANEIMHSEIFNKYFPKIKQWFKLISSEQIRNAGTIAGNFVNASPIGDLSIFFLALNAELIIKDARDSERTVALKDFFKDYKQIDLQEDEIIQKLTFKIPSKDFKFNFEKVSKRTHLDIASVNTAVSYTLAKNVIEDIHISGGGLAAIPKYFNRTREFLTGKELNNDNIEKASEVLVSEVSPISDIRGSKEYKSLLLKQLFFAHFDA, encoded by the coding sequence ATGATACAATTTATCCTAAACAACAAACTCATAAAAACCGAAAAACCGGCAAGTTCAATTTTACTCGATTTTATCAGGTACGAACAACATTTAAAAGGAACAAAATCAGGTTGCCGAGAGGGTGATTGCGGTGCTTGTACAGTTCTTACAGGAACTTTGGAAAACGGAAAAATTAATTATAAAAGTATAGCATCTTGCCTTACGCCTCTCGGAAATATTGCAGGCAAACATGTTGTTACCGTTGAAGGTTTAAATTCCGATAAAGGATTAAACCCTGTTCAACATGCACTTGACGATCATGCCGGAACACAATGCGGTTTTTGTACACCCGGTTTTGTAGTTTCCTTAACCGGGCACGCATTATCAGAAGATTTCGGGAAGTATGATGAAGCCATAAATTCTGTTTCCGGAAATATTTGTCGATGCACGGGATATAAATCAATTGAACGAGCAACGAAAGATATTTCGGAAGGTTTAAAAGAAACCAAAAATAATTCGCTTGATTGGTTAATTGAAAATAAATATTTGCCCGATTATTTCTCGGATATTGCAAATCGACTTGAAGAAATTGAATTCCCGAAACTTCCGAAAGGTGAAAAAATAATAGGCGGCGGAACAGATTTATATGTTCAGAAAGCCGATGAAACTTCTGACAGCAAAGCGTCATTTGTGCTCTCATTTGAAAAATTAAAAGGAATCTCGGAAGAAAACGGAATAATTACCGTCGGAGCTTCCGTTACGGCAAATGAAATAATGCACTCTGAAATTTTCAATAAATATTTTCCTAAAATAAAACAATGGTTTAAACTTATTTCATCCGAGCAAATCCGAAATGCAGGAACCATTGCCGGAAATTTTGTAAATGCTTCTCCTATTGGCGATTTATCTATTTTCTTTTTAGCTTTAAATGCTGAACTGATTATAAAAGATGCAAGAGACAGCGAAAGAACTGTTGCTCTTAAAGATTTCTTTAAAGATTATAAACAAATTGACTTACAAGAAGATGAAATAATTCAGAAATTAACTTTTAAAATTCCTTCAAAAGATTTCAAATTTAATTTTGAAAAAGTTTCCAAAAGAACACATTTAGATATTGCAAGTGTAAATACTGCAGTTTCATACACTTTGGCAAAAAATGTAATTGAGGATATTCATATTTCAGGAGGTGGGCTTGCGGCAATTCCTAAATATTTTAATAGAACAAGGGAATTTCTGACAGGCAAAGAATTAAATAACGATAATATCGAAAAAGCAAGTGAAGTTTTAGTTTCGGAAGTTTCACCAATCAGTGATATTCGCGGAAGTAAAGAATACAAAAGCCTTCTTTTAAAGCAATTATTTTTTGCTCATTTTGATGCATGA